A region from the Pseudomonas promysalinigenes genome encodes:
- the mntP gene encoding manganese efflux pump MntP: MNPISLIFLAFAMSTDAFAAAIGKGSSLHKPRLAEALRTGLIFGIIEAITPVIGWLLGQAASQYVEQWDHWIAFTLLLLLGAHMVHAGLKPDEQEQEKQSQHSFWILAVTAVATSIDALAVGIGLAFVDVNIWVAAAAIGLATMTMVTIGTMLGRALGSVVGKRAEIIGGIVLMLVGTTILYEHLSAV, encoded by the coding sequence TTGAACCCCATTTCCCTGATCTTTCTCGCCTTCGCCATGTCCACCGATGCCTTCGCAGCCGCAATCGGCAAGGGCTCGAGCCTGCACAAGCCACGCTTGGCCGAGGCCCTGCGCACGGGTCTGATCTTCGGCATCATCGAAGCCATCACCCCGGTGATCGGCTGGCTCTTGGGTCAAGCCGCCAGCCAGTATGTCGAACAGTGGGACCACTGGATCGCCTTTACCCTGTTGCTACTGCTAGGCGCGCACATGGTGCATGCCGGGCTCAAGCCCGATGAACAAGAGCAGGAAAAACAAAGCCAGCATTCGTTCTGGATTCTGGCGGTCACGGCGGTGGCAACCAGCATCGACGCCCTGGCGGTGGGCATCGGCCTGGCTTTCGTTGACGTGAATATCTGGGTGGCCGCTGCGGCGATCGGCCTGGCGACCATGACCATGGTGACCATCGGCACCATGCTCGGGCGGGCGTTGGGCTCTGTGGTGGGCAAGCGCGCCGAGATCATTGGTGGGATCGTGCTGATGCTGGTGGGCACCACCATTCTTTACGAGCACCTGAGCGCGGTGTGA
- a CDS encoding acyloxyacyl hydrolase, whose translation MKSRLASTLAVAVLALAGSQLAQAAQVSGAVGVTSQGDMTYRLGMSFDWDKKWLQSDIGYVTGYWDAGYTYWEGGEASGAHSLSFSPVFTYEFSGFTYTPYIEAGIGLAAFSKTDVGDQRLGSSFNFEDRIGLGLKLPGEQKVGVRAIHYSNAGIKQPNDGIESYSLFYSKGF comes from the coding sequence ATGAAAAGCCGTCTTGCCAGCACGCTGGCTGTCGCTGTACTCGCCCTAGCTGGCAGCCAACTGGCCCAGGCCGCGCAGGTTTCCGGTGCGGTCGGGGTTACCAGCCAGGGCGACATGACTTACCGTCTGGGCATGTCGTTCGACTGGGACAAAAAGTGGCTGCAAAGCGACATCGGCTACGTGACTGGCTATTGGGATGCCGGTTACACCTACTGGGAAGGTGGCGAGGCCAGTGGCGCACACTCGCTGTCGTTCAGCCCAGTGTTCACCTATGAGTTCAGCGGCTTCACCTACACCCCTTACATCGAGGCCGGCATTGGTTTGGCGGCTTTCTCCAAAACTGACGTGGGTGATCAGCGCCTGGGTTCTTCGTTCAACTTCGAAGACCGTATCGGCTTGGGGCTGAAACTGCCGGGCGAGCAAAAGGTGGGTGTGCGGGCGATCCACTATTCCAACGCCGGCATCAAACAGCCCAACGATGGCATCGAGTCGTACTCGCTTTTCTACAGCAAAGGGTTCTAA
- a CDS encoding TonB-dependent siderophore receptor, with the protein MRRTFVSLCVLQAMSPWAFAEPEPLADGGQIELQALSITSSADTERADGPVQGYKANRSASATRTDTALHEIPQSISVVPKDVLQDTGATRLQEGLDYAGGVGRANNFGGQGLTTFTVRGFTTGEFYRNGFPINRGYPNAPDANSVERLEVIRGPATSLYGRGDPGGTFNVVSKQPLSAPKVTLGSQVDDQAMRRATLDASGPLNADGALAYRLNVVGEDAESFRDDVQSERYGVAPVISWQLNESTKVIFEGDFMRNNHPLDRGLTRLPGQRGSASRDTNIWEKGSDNLLHNDNNMAQLRFEHWLNDDWTLAGGLQWLDGSLQGNAVEANGLQADGRTLGRNFNYRKLQWRDRDYQLNLTGHFDTGGFAHTLLTGIEYEDYDYNSIIQRSAAGAGAYPVDIFDPVLGQPRPALTRTTTHDRENLKTWAAFVQDQVALTERLKALAGVRLERFEHDYDTKLNNTGDFSKAENGVTPRLGLIYDLTDTLAVYTTTSRSFKPNSGASLQGTGFDPEKGKAYELGVKWEALDRQLSVDAAIYHIVKENVLTRDPNDPTGTYSVAAGEVRSRGVDINVAGNLTPEWRMIGGYAYVDAEVTKDNSLPLGTRLANIPRNSFSLLNTYEFQDGLAKGLGLGVGVKYVDDRAGQTAATTYTMQRYSVVDLLSFYQVNEHVRLNLDVKNLFNKGYDEGAFNTYVYPGAPRTVQAGVAYTF; encoded by the coding sequence ATGCGTCGCACGTTCGTTTCGCTATGTGTTCTTCAAGCTATGTCCCCTTGGGCCTTCGCCGAGCCTGAGCCGCTGGCCGACGGTGGCCAGATCGAACTTCAGGCTCTGAGCATAACCAGCAGTGCCGACACCGAGCGGGCCGATGGGCCGGTGCAAGGCTACAAAGCCAACCGTTCTGCCAGCGCCACACGTACCGATACAGCGCTGCACGAGATACCCCAATCGATCAGCGTGGTGCCTAAAGACGTGCTTCAAGATACCGGCGCCACTCGCCTGCAAGAGGGCCTGGATTACGCCGGCGGGGTTGGCCGTGCCAACAACTTCGGTGGCCAGGGCCTGACCACTTTCACCGTGCGCGGCTTCACCACCGGTGAGTTCTACCGTAACGGCTTCCCGATCAACCGCGGCTACCCCAATGCCCCGGACGCCAATAGCGTCGAGCGCCTCGAGGTGATCCGCGGCCCGGCCACCAGCCTGTACGGCCGGGGCGACCCTGGCGGCACCTTCAACGTGGTCAGCAAGCAGCCATTGAGCGCACCTAAAGTCACGCTAGGCAGCCAGGTCGACGACCAAGCAATGCGCCGCGCGACCCTGGACGCCAGCGGGCCGTTGAATGCCGATGGCGCATTGGCTTACCGCCTGAATGTGGTGGGCGAAGACGCAGAAAGTTTTCGCGACGATGTGCAAAGCGAGCGCTATGGCGTAGCGCCGGTCATCAGTTGGCAGCTCAACGAATCCACCAAGGTCATCTTCGAGGGTGACTTCATGCGCAACAACCACCCCCTCGATCGAGGTTTGACCCGCCTGCCCGGCCAACGCGGCAGCGCCTCGCGCGATACCAATATCTGGGAAAAAGGCAGCGACAACCTGCTGCATAACGACAACAACATGGCCCAGCTGCGCTTCGAGCATTGGCTCAACGACGACTGGACCCTGGCTGGCGGGCTGCAGTGGCTGGACGGCTCGCTGCAAGGCAATGCGGTGGAGGCAAACGGCCTTCAGGCCGACGGCCGCACGCTGGGGCGCAACTTCAACTACCGCAAGTTGCAATGGCGCGATCGCGACTACCAGCTCAACCTGACGGGCCACTTCGATACCGGCGGTTTCGCCCATACGCTGCTCACGGGTATCGAGTACGAAGATTACGACTACAACTCGATCATTCAGCGTTCGGCGGCAGGCGCCGGCGCTTATCCGGTCGACATTTTCGACCCAGTCCTGGGCCAGCCGCGCCCTGCCCTCACCCGTACCACCACCCATGACCGGGAAAACCTCAAAACCTGGGCGGCATTCGTCCAGGACCAGGTAGCCCTCACCGAACGCCTTAAAGCCTTGGCCGGGGTACGCTTGGAACGCTTCGAACATGACTACGACACCAAGCTCAACAATACTGGGGACTTCAGCAAAGCTGAGAACGGCGTGACGCCCCGTCTGGGCCTGATCTACGACCTGACCGATACGCTGGCTGTGTACACCACTACCTCGCGCTCGTTCAAGCCCAACAGCGGTGCCAGCCTGCAAGGCACAGGCTTCGACCCTGAAAAAGGCAAAGCCTACGAACTGGGCGTCAAGTGGGAGGCGCTGGACCGTCAGCTGAGCGTAGATGCCGCGATCTACCACATCGTCAAAGAAAACGTGCTGACACGCGACCCGAACGACCCCACCGGCACTTACAGCGTGGCAGCGGGTGAAGTACGCAGCCGCGGCGTGGACATCAACGTGGCGGGCAACCTGACGCCCGAGTGGCGAATGATCGGCGGCTATGCCTACGTCGACGCCGAGGTCACCAAGGACAACAGCCTTCCTCTCGGTACGCGCCTTGCGAACATCCCGCGCAACAGCTTCAGCCTACTCAACACCTATGAGTTTCAGGACGGGCTGGCCAAAGGCTTGGGGTTGGGCGTTGGTGTGAAGTATGTGGATGACCGCGCCGGGCAAACGGCTGCGACCACCTACACCATGCAGCGCTATAGCGTGGTGGATCTGTTGAGCTTCTACCAGGTCAACGAGCACGTGCGCTTGAACCTGGATGTGAAAAACCTATTCAACAAAGGCTACGACGAGGGGGCGTTCAACACCTACGTGTATCCCGGCGCACCGCGCACGGTGCAGGCGGGGGTTGCCTACACCTTCTGA
- a CDS encoding acyl-CoA dehydrogenase family protein yields the protein MQDLELSEEQIMIRDMARDFARGEIAPHAQAWEKAGWIDDGVVRKMGELGLLGMVVPDTFGGSYTDYVAYALAVEEISAGCGATGAMMSIHNSVGCGPLLAYGSPEQQQAWLPGLAVGQTIGCFCLTEPQAGSEAHNLRTRAELIDGQWVINGAKQFVSNARRAGLAIVFAVTDPDLGKKGLSAFLVPTDNPGFKVERSEHKMGIRASDTCAVTFDNCRVPAANLLGERGKGLAIALSNLEGGRIGIAAQALGIARAAFEAALAYSRDRIQFGKPINEHQSIANLLADMQVQVNAARLLILHAARLRSAGKPCLSEASQAKLFASEMAERVCSMAIQVHGGYGYLEDYPVERYYRDARITQIYEGSSEIQRMLIARELKHYPL from the coding sequence ATGCAAGACCTGGAACTGAGCGAAGAACAAATCATGATCCGCGACATGGCCCGTGACTTCGCCCGCGGCGAAATTGCCCCCCACGCGCAAGCCTGGGAAAAGGCCGGCTGGATCGACGATGGCGTGGTACGCAAGATGGGCGAGCTCGGCCTGCTGGGCATGGTCGTGCCGGATACCTTCGGCGGCAGCTACACCGACTACGTGGCCTACGCCCTGGCGGTGGAGGAAATCTCCGCCGGATGCGGCGCCACGGGGGCGATGATGAGCATCCACAATTCGGTCGGCTGCGGCCCGCTGCTGGCCTATGGAAGCCCCGAGCAACAACAGGCCTGGTTGCCAGGCCTTGCGGTAGGGCAAACCATCGGCTGCTTCTGCCTGACCGAACCCCAGGCAGGCTCCGAAGCGCACAACCTGCGTACCCGCGCCGAGCTGATCGATGGCCAGTGGGTGATCAACGGGGCCAAGCAGTTCGTCAGCAACGCCCGCCGCGCAGGCCTTGCCATCGTTTTTGCCGTGACTGACCCGGACCTGGGCAAGAAGGGCCTGTCCGCGTTTCTGGTGCCGACCGACAACCCAGGGTTCAAGGTCGAGCGCAGCGAGCACAAGATGGGCATTCGTGCCTCGGACACCTGCGCAGTCACGTTCGACAACTGCCGCGTGCCGGCAGCCAACCTGCTCGGCGAGCGTGGCAAGGGTTTGGCCATCGCGCTGTCCAACCTTGAAGGCGGCCGCATCGGCATCGCCGCCCAGGCCCTGGGAATCGCCCGCGCCGCGTTCGAGGCAGCGTTGGCTTATTCGCGCGACCGTATCCAGTTTGGCAAACCGATCAACGAGCACCAGAGCATCGCCAACCTGTTGGCGGACATGCAGGTGCAAGTGAATGCCGCACGCTTACTGATACTGCATGCCGCGCGCCTGCGTAGCGCTGGCAAGCCATGCTTGTCGGAGGCCTCTCAGGCCAAGCTGTTCGCTTCGGAAATGGCCGAACGGGTATGTTCGATGGCGATCCAGGTACACGGCGGCTATGGCTACCTGGAGGACTACCCGGTAGAGCGTTATTACCGCGATGCGCGTATCACGCAAATCTACGAGGGTTCGAGCGAGATTCAGCGCATGCTGATCGCGCGCGAACTCAAGCATTACCCGTTATAA
- a CDS encoding helix-turn-helix domain-containing protein — translation MTTPNALQVQAFHTTDVTEQVRATPGWQQQYRQMSPGHFSGQLRCLELDGVEVYEERLNTRVEQFFRAPSGSLAFCFDQSENSLYLLNEQSRNIWITPENYQEVAVVFDQAFLARHGLNPGRMEGLFMVPLGSGQNALFGSWLSATLTRLGQADCTLQGQALAEQLLEDCLFILDNACQRLQGGALGRRGEERAIMQRVSEWAADCPEESLNLMELAEVAGVSLRQLQQAFKAFTGMPPAHWLRLRRLNGARRDLLCGGEVTVAEVAMRWSFWHLGRFSESYRQLFKEFPSETLKRCRA, via the coding sequence GTGACAACGCCCAACGCCTTGCAGGTTCAAGCTTTTCACACCACCGACGTCACCGAGCAAGTGCGTGCCACCCCTGGTTGGCAACAGCAGTATCGGCAGATGTCACCGGGGCATTTCAGCGGCCAGCTGCGCTGCCTGGAACTCGACGGTGTAGAGGTCTACGAAGAGCGTCTGAATACCCGGGTCGAGCAATTTTTCCGTGCCCCCAGCGGTTCGCTGGCGTTCTGTTTCGACCAGAGCGAGAACAGCCTGTACCTGCTCAACGAGCAGAGCCGCAATATCTGGATCACGCCAGAGAACTACCAGGAAGTGGCAGTGGTGTTCGATCAGGCGTTTCTAGCCCGTCATGGCCTGAACCCGGGGCGTATGGAGGGCTTGTTCATGGTGCCCCTAGGCAGCGGGCAGAATGCATTGTTTGGCAGTTGGCTCAGCGCTACCTTGACGCGTCTCGGGCAGGCCGACTGCACGTTACAGGGGCAGGCGCTGGCCGAGCAGCTGCTCGAGGACTGCCTGTTCATCCTCGACAATGCCTGCCAGCGCCTGCAAGGCGGCGCTCTGGGGCGTCGCGGCGAGGAGCGGGCGATCATGCAACGGGTTAGCGAATGGGCGGCCGATTGCCCCGAAGAAAGCTTGAATTTGATGGAGCTGGCGGAAGTGGCTGGGGTTTCGCTGCGTCAGCTGCAGCAAGCGTTCAAGGCCTTCACCGGCATGCCCCCGGCCCATTGGCTGCGCTTGCGTCGGCTCAACGGTGCGCGGCGAGACCTGCTGTGCGGCGGTGAGGTTACCGTGGCAGAGGTTGCTATGCGCTGGTCTTTCTGGCATTTGGGAAGGTTTTCAGAGAGTTACCGGCAATTGTTCAAGGAATTTCCAAGCGAGACACTCAAGCGCTGCAGGGCTTGA
- the hisN gene encoding histidinol-phosphatase — protein MTLSAEQIGEFQAFAEQLADAAAQAIQPYFRASLEVEDKGGRLYDPVTVADKAAEDAMRALIQAHYPEHGILGEEAGVAVGSSPLTWVLDPIDGTRAFITGLPLWGTLIALNDGTKPVLGVMNQPFTGERFVGTPAGAWRSGTPLKTRACRELATATLMCTTPDMFDTAERKAAFENVAGQARLMRYGGDCYAYCMLASGFVDVIVEASLQPYDVQALMPIIEGAGGVISAWDGSSAQNGGCVVACGDPVLHAQVVQLLRHAM, from the coding sequence ATGACCCTGAGCGCTGAACAGATCGGCGAATTCCAAGCCTTTGCCGAACAGCTGGCCGATGCCGCTGCGCAGGCGATCCAGCCGTATTTTCGTGCCAGCCTCGAGGTCGAGGACAAGGGCGGGCGCCTGTATGACCCGGTGACCGTGGCGGACAAGGCCGCCGAGGACGCCATGCGGGCATTGATCCAGGCGCATTACCCCGAACACGGCATTCTTGGTGAAGAAGCCGGTGTGGCGGTGGGCAGCAGCCCCCTGACCTGGGTGCTTGACCCCATCGATGGCACTCGCGCCTTCATCACCGGCCTGCCGCTGTGGGGGACCTTGATCGCCCTCAATGACGGCACCAAACCCGTGCTCGGTGTCATGAACCAACCCTTCACCGGTGAGCGTTTCGTAGGTACACCGGCGGGTGCCTGGCGCAGTGGCACACCCTTGAAAACCCGCGCATGCCGTGAATTGGCTACTGCCACCCTGATGTGCACCACGCCGGACATGTTCGACACCGCCGAGCGTAAGGCGGCGTTCGAAAACGTAGCTGGCCAGGCGCGGTTGATGCGTTATGGCGGTGATTGCTATGCCTACTGCATGTTGGCATCGGGCTTTGTCGATGTAATCGTCGAGGCCAGCCTACAGCCGTATGACGTGCAGGCGCTGATGCCCATCATCGAGGGGGCCGGCGGGGTGATCAGCGCGTGGGACGGCAGCAGCGCGCAGAACGGCGGTTGTGTGGTCGCCTGTGGTGACCCGGTTTTGCATGCGCAGGTGGTGCAGTTGTTGCGTCACGCCATGTAA
- the ptrR gene encoding putrescine utilization regulator PtrR, whose translation MDLVQLEIFKAVAEQGSISAAAQHIHRVPSNLTTRIKQLEEDLGVELFIREKSRLRLSPAGWNFLEYARRILDLVHEARLTVAGEDPQGTFALGSLESTAAVRIPALLALYNQRYPKVDLDLSTGPSGTMLEGVLSGRLVAAFVDGPVLHPSLEGIPVFEEEMVIISPLNHAPVTRAQDVNGASIYAFRANCSYRHHFESWFVQDQAVPGKIHEMESYHGMLACVSAGAGLAMLPRSMLDNMPGCSTVSAWPMQEQFRYLKTWLVWRRGTVSRSLSMFVKLLEERRAG comes from the coding sequence GTGGACCTGGTGCAACTGGAAATCTTCAAGGCCGTGGCCGAGCAGGGCAGCATCAGCGCCGCCGCCCAGCATATCCACCGTGTACCGTCGAACCTGACCACGCGCATCAAGCAGTTGGAAGAGGATTTGGGGGTCGAGCTGTTCATTCGCGAGAAGAGCCGCTTGCGCCTGTCGCCGGCCGGCTGGAATTTTCTTGAATATGCTCGCCGCATTCTTGATCTGGTGCATGAGGCGCGGCTGACCGTTGCTGGCGAAGACCCCCAAGGCACATTCGCCCTCGGGTCGCTGGAAAGCACCGCCGCCGTGCGTATTCCGGCACTGCTGGCGCTCTATAACCAGCGTTACCCCAAGGTCGACCTGGATTTGTCCACCGGCCCCTCCGGGACCATGCTCGAGGGCGTGTTGTCAGGGCGCCTGGTGGCGGCCTTCGTCGACGGCCCGGTGCTGCACCCAAGCCTTGAAGGCATACCGGTGTTCGAAGAGGAGATGGTGATCATTTCGCCACTTAACCACGCCCCGGTCACTCGCGCCCAGGATGTAAACGGCGCGAGCATCTACGCCTTTCGCGCCAACTGCTCCTACCGACACCACTTCGAAAGCTGGTTTGTTCAGGACCAGGCCGTACCCGGCAAAATCCACGAAATGGAGTCGTACCACGGCATGCTCGCCTGTGTCAGTGCCGGTGCCGGGCTTGCCATGCTGCCGCGCAGCATGCTCGACAACATGCCTGGCTGCAGCACGGTCAGTGCCTGGCCGATGCAAGAGCAGTTTCGCTATCTCAAGACTTGGCTGGTCTGGCGCCGGGGCACGGTGTCGCGCAGTTTGAGCATGTTCGTGAAGTTGCTGGAAGAACGTCGTGCGGGGTGA
- a CDS encoding aldehyde dehydrogenase family protein: protein MSAISSLTHAISLDPFTGEQIGAYPYDTDAALEAALQRAKAGYGQWRQVSLGQRSEYLLALAKTLDAKAEAFAQMISREIGKPISQARGEVSKCVGLCRWYAEHGPAMLAPEPTQVQKARIEYRPLGPILAVMPWNFPIWQVLRGAVPAILAGNTYVLKHAPNVMGSAYLLGELFKDAGVPEGVFEVLNVTPEGVTRAINDVRIAAVTLTGSVRAGMAIGAQAGAALKKCVLELGGSDPFIVLADADLDAAVQAAVIGRYQNTGQVCAAAKRLIIEQSIVEAFTEKFVEATRKLKLGNPLEDDTYIGPMARYDLRDELDGQVQATLGEGATLLLGGNKVEGVGNFYAPTVFGNVTPDMTAFKQELFGPVAAIITARDAEHAVELANDSEFGLAATIYTADYALAERMTAALDTGGVFINGYCASDPRVAFGGVKKSGFGRELSHFGVREFTNAQTVWLDRN, encoded by the coding sequence ATGAGTGCAATCAGCAGCCTGACCCACGCCATCTCCCTCGACCCGTTCACCGGTGAGCAGATTGGCGCCTACCCTTACGACACCGACGCCGCACTGGAAGCGGCGCTGCAGCGGGCCAAGGCAGGCTACGGCCAGTGGCGTCAGGTGTCGCTGGGTCAGCGCAGCGAATACCTGCTCGCCCTGGCCAAGACCCTCGACGCCAAGGCCGAAGCCTTCGCCCAGATGATCAGCCGCGAAATCGGCAAGCCGATCAGCCAGGCCCGGGGCGAAGTCAGCAAGTGCGTGGGTTTGTGCCGCTGGTATGCCGAACACGGCCCGGCGATGCTGGCGCCTGAGCCCACCCAGGTCCAGAAAGCACGCATCGAGTACCGCCCGCTGGGCCCGATCCTTGCTGTGATGCCGTGGAACTTCCCGATCTGGCAAGTGCTGCGCGGTGCGGTGCCCGCGATCCTGGCAGGCAACACCTATGTACTCAAGCACGCGCCGAACGTGATGGGCAGCGCGTACCTTCTGGGTGAACTGTTCAAGGACGCAGGCGTGCCAGAGGGGGTTTTCGAGGTGCTGAACGTGACCCCGGAGGGTGTCACCCGCGCCATCAATGACGTGCGTATCGCCGCGGTGACACTGACCGGCAGCGTGCGCGCCGGCATGGCCATCGGCGCCCAAGCCGGTGCCGCGCTGAAGAAGTGCGTGCTGGAACTGGGCGGCTCGGACCCCTTCATCGTGCTGGCCGATGCCGACCTCGACGCAGCCGTGCAGGCCGCTGTCATCGGTCGCTACCAGAACACAGGCCAGGTATGCGCGGCGGCCAAGCGCTTGATCATCGAACAAAGCATCGTTGAGGCATTCACTGAAAAGTTCGTCGAGGCAACACGCAAGCTCAAGCTCGGCAACCCGCTGGAAGACGACACCTATATCGGCCCAATGGCCCGTTACGACCTGCGTGACGAACTCGATGGCCAGGTGCAGGCAACGCTTGGCGAAGGTGCCACCCTACTGCTGGGCGGTAACAAGGTCGAAGGCGTGGGCAACTTCTACGCACCGACCGTGTTCGGCAATGTCACCCCGGACATGACCGCCTTCAAGCAGGAGCTGTTCGGCCCGGTGGCGGCGATCATTACCGCTCGGGATGCCGAGCATGCGGTGGAACTGGCCAACGACAGCGAATTCGGCCTGGCGGCAACCATCTATACCGCCGACTACGCATTGGCTGAGCGCATGACGGCAGCACTGGATACCGGTGGCGTGTTCATCAACGGCTACTGCGCCTCCGACCCCCGGGTTGCGTTTGGCGGGGTGAAGAAGAGCGGCTTTGGGCGCGAGCTGTCGCACTTTGGTGTACGCGAGTTCACCAACGCCCAGACCGTGTGGTTGGATCGCAACTGA
- a CDS encoding AAA family ATPase, producing the protein MFYLPLPSDQADRLASEPTATDFFPTASLLEAAAVLFVQNLPRQPANASAEAQERRFAEIVRIAHDVESAAAGRFQGQVAQRFDREAFAMGLGMLGDNGAALVSADSQYKADEFLDGEGQWNFQFAERYRQRVTPLHPVHLPSLASNLELSDQQNRLLREFLSGVDESVAVQGFAGTGKTFLIHQFARLLDPQRTLLLALTEGQLRALKGRVKDAQAYAALTFGQLADEMLNRDMTSNGWRLRDPYRTKLSWRPQEAQVVRWLSIPDIGPLAARDVVALCIKAVRNFCRGADSQLQLHHLPSAGPGTTPLDQQVLLEKARLYWQELIRPSAREIQLPVRDYHRVKLLSLTAHAIDSRYTHVIVDEAHELSAPMLAVLDRSPQAVIALGDELQNLNGLSSHHSNFIRQRYIDHSLRAGPSMDAVLNPLIQAHPAAIQAAFTGSAEHYTRVSFFDTVTLPEQPTALIVDDEWGLFGWFQRLTHQGVPFVLLHGARKDFELFVEDCIELYRYGTRARHSMLFRYPSWQALEQDKGEDKAFIAVAGMLRKGYTPEHFAKAKSRYRWDKAPKLFLGRVSDVKNMEFARVMVSPELMVAPTAAGNRNERARMLAGLYTACSRARHELIVPGAMLDWVKDQLRG; encoded by the coding sequence ATGTTCTACCTGCCATTGCCCAGCGACCAGGCTGACCGCCTGGCGAGCGAGCCCACCGCCACCGACTTCTTCCCGACCGCCAGCCTGCTGGAGGCCGCTGCTGTGCTGTTCGTGCAGAACCTGCCGCGGCAACCGGCAAACGCCTCGGCAGAGGCACAGGAGCGCCGGTTTGCCGAGATCGTTCGCATCGCCCATGACGTTGAAAGTGCGGCCGCTGGCCGCTTTCAGGGCCAGGTAGCGCAGCGTTTCGACCGTGAAGCGTTCGCCATGGGGCTGGGAATGCTGGGGGATAACGGCGCTGCCCTGGTGTCTGCCGACAGCCAATACAAGGCCGATGAGTTCCTGGACGGCGAAGGCCAGTGGAATTTTCAGTTCGCCGAGCGTTACCGGCAACGCGTCACCCCACTGCATCCGGTGCACTTGCCCTCGCTGGCCAGTAACCTGGAACTCAGCGACCAGCAGAACCGCCTGCTGCGCGAGTTTCTCAGCGGCGTCGACGAATCGGTCGCGGTGCAAGGGTTCGCCGGTACCGGTAAGACATTCCTGATCCATCAGTTCGCACGGTTGCTCGACCCTCAGCGCACCCTGTTGCTGGCCCTCACCGAGGGCCAATTGCGAGCATTGAAGGGGCGGGTGAAAGATGCCCAGGCTTACGCAGCCCTGACCTTCGGCCAGTTGGCCGATGAAATGCTCAACCGCGACATGACCAGCAATGGCTGGCGCCTGCGCGACCCGTACCGCACCAAACTGTCCTGGCGCCCGCAGGAAGCGCAGGTGGTGCGCTGGCTGAGCATCCCCGATATCGGCCCGCTGGCGGCGCGCGACGTGGTTGCCCTTTGCATCAAGGCTGTGCGCAATTTCTGTCGCGGCGCTGACAGCCAGTTGCAGTTGCATCATTTGCCATCGGCAGGGCCAGGCACCACACCACTGGATCAGCAGGTTCTGCTGGAAAAGGCTCGCTTGTACTGGCAGGAGTTGATTCGCCCCTCGGCGCGCGAGATTCAGCTGCCGGTGCGCGATTATCACAGGGTCAAGCTACTGTCGTTGACAGCCCACGCGATCGACAGCCGGTACACCCATGTCATCGTGGACGAAGCCCATGAGCTGTCCGCGCCGATGCTTGCGGTGCTTGACCGCAGCCCGCAAGCGGTCATTGCCCTGGGCGACGAGCTGCAGAACCTCAATGGCCTCAGCTCGCACCACAGCAACTTCATTCGCCAACGTTACATCGACCATTCGCTGCGCGCCGGCCCCTCCATGGACGCGGTGCTCAACCCGTTGATCCAGGCGCACCCGGCGGCGATTCAGGCCGCATTCACCGGCAGTGCCGAGCATTACACGCGGGTAAGCTTCTTCGACACGGTGACGTTGCCCGAGCAGCCCACTGCGTTGATCGTCGACGATGAATGGGGCTTGTTTGGCTGGTTCCAGCGCCTGACCCACCAAGGGGTGCCGTTCGTGCTGCTGCACGGCGCGCGCAAGGATTTCGAGCTGTTCGTCGAAGATTGCATCGAGCTTTACCGTTACGGCACCCGCGCCCGTCACTCGATGCTGTTCCGTTACCCTAGCTGGCAGGCGCTGGAGCAGGACAAAGGTGAGGACAAGGCATTTATCGCCGTGGCTGGCATGCTGCGCAAAGGTTACACCCCCGAGCACTTTGCCAAAGCCAAGAGCCGTTACCGCTGGGACAAGGCGCCGAAGCTGTTCCTGGGCCGGGTGAGTGATGTGAAGAACATGGAATTCGCCAGGGTAATGGTGTCACCCGAGCTGATGGTCGCACCCACTGCGGCGGGCAACCGCAATGAGCGAGCAAGAATGCTGGCGGGGTTGTATACCGCCTGTTCGCGGGCGCGGCATGAACTTATCGTGCCCGGAGCAATGCTGGACTGGGTCAAGGACCAGCTCAGAGGTTGA